In Camelina sativa cultivar DH55 chromosome 17, Cs, whole genome shotgun sequence, the genomic stretch TAGCTGAAGTGGAAAAGCTTACTCAGACAGTACGAGAACTGGAAGAGGCTGTTCTTGCAGGTGGTGCTGCTGCAAATGCCGTGAGGGATTACCAGAGGAAGTTTCAAGAGATGAATGTAACTAAACACACTTCACACAAGAGTCATAGAGTCTCTAGTTTCTTGTCACAACGTTTGCCCAATGAATACTGATGAAGGAATTATTCTTGCTGTGTCTTTCAGGAAGAACGGAAAACTCTTGACCGGGAGCTTGCACGTGCGAAGGTCACAGCAAACAGAGTTGCCACGGTGGTAGCAAATGAGTGGAAAGATGGTAATGATAAAGTGATGCCTGTGAAGCAATGGCTTGAAGAACGAAGGTTTCTACAGGTTTACTTTTTATATGATGGCCCCTCTCTTAGAATCTTAGGATGCAAAATTATTTACAGTGAGCAATGCCCATCCATATCTACATTCTCATTTCTAGATTCTTAACTTTTTGCAGGGAGAAATGCAGCAACTTCGTGATAAGCTTGCCATAACAGATCGAGCTGCTAAGTCTGAAGCACAGTTAAAAGTAATCGATCTTATACATTAGCTAGCTTCtctcagggtttttcacagaaCAAGGAAGTAAAAGTGTTGTTTTTGCAATTACCAGGAAAAGTTTCAACTGAGGCTTAGAGTGCTTGAGGAGACACTTCGAGGAACTTCAAGCATCAGCACCAGGAACACACCGGAGGCAAGAAGCATGAGTAATGGACCTTCTCGTAGGCAGTCGCTTGGTGGAGCTGAAAACTTACAAAAGTTTCCATCAAACGGTGCTTTATTAAAGAAAACTCCATCTTCTCAGATGAGGCATTCCTTGTCTATTAATTCAACTTCGGTGTTAAAGAATGCTAAAGGAACATCTAAGTCGTTTGATGGAGGCACAAGATCCTTGGATAGGGGCAAAGCACTTGTAAACGGACCTGGGAATTATTCCTTCAACAAGGCTACTGATGACTCTAACTCTAAGGAAGCAGAGTCAGGTAATGGGTGGAAAGAAAATTCAGAGGAGAAGCCACAAAGTGAAGAGCCTGCAGCAGCAGCAACTGAGGACAGTGTCCCAGGTGTCTTGTATGATTTACTACAGAAAGAAGTTGTCTCTTTGAGGAAAGCTTCTCATGAAAAGGATCAAAGCCTCAAAGACAAAGATGATGCTATCGAGGTAACAATTCTATGTCTTTATGCCATAACAATCTGTTTAAAGAAAAACTTGCTTGTTGTAAACGGATGAAGTAAtgatgatttgaggttttttgTAGATGCTAGCAAAGAAGGTGGAAACATTAACAAAGGCAATGGAGGTTGAAGCGAAGAAGATGAGAAGGGAAGTATCTGCGATGGAGAAAGAAGTAGCTGCAATGCGTGTGGAGAAAGATCAGGACATCAGAGCCAAAAGGTTTTCCAATATTAAGACCCCATCCAACACTGCGCAGATTCTTGCTGGAAGGTAATAAATTATATCTATCTCTAGCTATATAATTCCCAGAGTTTTAGTTCATAATATGGTATTCAAACAAAGTTTGATGTTTTGGATTTGCACAGAGCTGCTGGACGAAGTGGAGGGTTAACGAAAAGTACTCAGTGAGGGGAGAATCCAGATAATAACAAGTAAAAGAATGTCCTACTAGGCTCTTGTTATTAAGCTGTTTTAACCTTATATATTAtgcttttactttgtttttttttctttttacctcatgtGATTGGTTGTATTATCATATATAACTTAGCATGCTGATATTCCCATCCTCAACCCTATAACCTagtaaaaaagataagaaaagagagagtgagagtttGTGACATAGATTTGGTGTTAAAGTGGGGGttagaggaaggagaagaaaagccgaggaagagagagagagagagagatgtgacaTTTTGGCTAACATTTTCGTCTCT encodes the following:
- the LOC104756992 gene encoding microtubule-associated protein 70-2; the encoded protein is MSDVSGDGDVSATVNEHHSTQPPVSNATYPSLTVSASYKESSGGGGGKSSSSKRRPIRPSFDAAADNEFITLLHGSDPVKVELNRLENDVRDKDRELGEAHAEIKALRLSERQREKAVEELTEELTKLDEKLKLTESILQSKNLEIKKINEEKKASMAAQFAAEATLRRVHAAQKDDDMPPIEAILAPLEAELKLARSEIGKLQEDNRALDRLTKSKEAALLEAERTVEAAMAKAAMVDDLQNKNQELMKQIEICQEENKILDRMHRQKVAEVEKLTQTVRELEEAVLAGGAAANAVRDYQRKFQEMNEERKTLDRELARAKVTANRVATVVANEWKDGNDKVMPVKQWLEERRFLQGEMQQLRDKLAITDRAAKSEAQLKEKFQLRLRVLEETLRGTSSISTRNTPEARSMSNGPSRRQSLGGAENLQKFPSNGALLKKTPSSQMRHSLSINSTSVLKNAKGTSKSFDGGTRSLDRGKALVNGPGNYSFNKATDDSNSKEAESGNGWKENSEEKPQSEEPAAAATEDSVPGVLYDLLQKEVVSLRKASHEKDQSLKDKDDAIEMLAKKVETLTKAMEVEAKKMRREVSAMEKEVAAMRVEKDQDIRAKRFSNIKTPSNTAQILAGRAAGRSGGLTKSTQ